The proteins below are encoded in one region of Spirochaeta isovalerica:
- the dnaE gene encoding DNA polymerase III subunit alpha: protein MPDFVHLHNHSDYSLLDGAVPISWYVKKAKELGMKHLGLTDHGNLFGALRFEKACHDADINPVVGCEVYVAETSRFNKSTSAGKNNHLVLYCKNETGYKNLMYIVSKAYTEGFYYRPRIDEELLKDHTEGLIASSACLAGVIPRLLLADKYEEAKEKALWFENLFGKGNYYLEVMDHGIPEERIVKEQIKKLSAETGIPVIATNDIHYLEKSHHNAQDILVCIGTGKKKDDEKRFKMDNPELYFKSQDEMAEIFADMPEALENTVKLAEKCDLTIPQPGGILPDYVIPEEFENPDEYLKHITWKGIEKRYPVVTDEIKKRVEYELDILLGMGFTGYFLIVWDFIDWAKRHDIPVGPGRGSGAGSIIAYAMEITDIDPLKYDLLFERFLNPERVSMPDFDIDFCFEHRQEVIDYVTRKYGHDQVAGICTFGTLKTKAVLKDVARVLDIPFGESNAISKLVPEGKTPDGRKINTMVALEVEPELQKFYDRGGAYKELFDTAAILEGMNRHVSTHACGMVIGKSKLTDFVPLYKDQKTGAISSEYTMDIIEDCGLVKMDFLGLKTLTLLANTEKLVQKHTPGFKVDEVPVDDKKTYRMLSDGKSTAVFQFESSGMQDILKRAQPGNIEDLIALNALYRPGPMQFIPQYIEGKKNPASIKFPDPTLKELLTPTYGVIVYQEQVMKVAQIIGGFSLGKADILRRAMGKKKVKDMEKMKVEFIAGARELGHDEKHASEIFDMLEPFAGYGFNKSHAAAYSVVAYKTAYCKANFPAEFMAANLTNEINNPTAFADYLAETENMGIEMMPPDINKSDKNFNVEDGKIFYGLIGIKGMGAAAVDEIIRAREEGGPYQSFVDFLERVELRSINKKVLEVMIQSGLFSNCEEQNRRTLLENLEYMVEIVSKKKESSKYGQASLFGDCEEEVFPDIVLEPLDEYPQKELLQMEKENIGFYFSGHPMDAYRKAWENSTNLNLSQASKCSPEKKYTIVGMIRNVKSIMTKKGSRMAFALLEDFNGSIELTLFSKVYEEYGYLLQEDAVLGITGTVELNRGDPKLKVEEISSPDELKEIKVSEVHVKFAEREFDEEELIDMRAFIQDTGGQSPLFIHMDRPNGHAIIKVSSQLTVESTDDALEKMKDYPGIEDAWVE from the coding sequence TTGCCCGACTTCGTCCATCTTCACAATCATTCCGATTATTCGCTCCTCGATGGAGCCGTACCGATTTCCTGGTATGTGAAGAAGGCCAAAGAACTGGGAATGAAACATCTGGGACTGACCGACCACGGAAACCTTTTCGGCGCCTTGAGATTCGAAAAAGCCTGTCATGATGCGGATATCAATCCCGTCGTGGGATGTGAAGTTTATGTGGCGGAAACCTCGCGGTTCAATAAAAGCACCTCTGCGGGAAAGAATAATCACCTCGTCCTCTACTGTAAAAACGAGACCGGCTATAAAAACCTCATGTACATCGTCTCCAAAGCCTATACGGAAGGCTTCTACTACCGGCCCCGAATTGACGAGGAACTGCTGAAGGACCATACGGAGGGATTGATCGCCTCCTCGGCCTGTCTGGCCGGTGTGATTCCCCGTCTGCTGCTCGCCGATAAATACGAAGAGGCGAAGGAAAAAGCCCTCTGGTTCGAAAATCTCTTCGGCAAGGGGAACTACTACCTGGAAGTGATGGACCACGGCATCCCCGAAGAGCGGATCGTCAAAGAGCAGATTAAAAAGCTCTCCGCCGAAACGGGCATACCGGTTATCGCCACCAACGATATACACTACCTGGAAAAGAGCCACCACAACGCTCAGGACATTCTGGTCTGTATCGGCACGGGAAAAAAGAAAGACGACGAAAAGCGCTTCAAAATGGATAATCCCGAGCTCTACTTCAAGAGCCAGGATGAAATGGCGGAAATTTTCGCCGATATGCCCGAAGCCCTTGAGAATACGGTAAAGCTGGCGGAAAAATGCGATCTGACCATTCCCCAGCCGGGAGGAATCCTTCCGGACTACGTGATACCGGAAGAATTTGAAAACCCTGACGAATATCTGAAACACATTACCTGGAAAGGGATAGAAAAGCGGTATCCCGTGGTGACCGATGAAATAAAAAAGCGGGTCGAATACGAACTGGACATCCTTCTGGGAATGGGCTTCACGGGCTATTTCCTCATTGTCTGGGACTTTATAGACTGGGCCAAGCGCCACGATATACCGGTCGGCCCGGGACGGGGATCCGGTGCGGGATCGATTATAGCCTACGCCATGGAGATTACCGATATCGACCCGCTCAAGTACGATCTGCTGTTCGAGCGTTTCCTGAACCCCGAAAGGGTCTCCATGCCCGACTTCGATATCGACTTCTGCTTCGAACACCGACAGGAAGTTATCGACTATGTAACCAGAAAATACGGCCATGACCAGGTAGCCGGTATCTGCACATTCGGAACGCTGAAAACCAAAGCGGTCTTAAAAGATGTAGCCAGAGTCCTGGATATACCCTTCGGAGAATCCAACGCCATCTCCAAGCTGGTTCCCGAGGGGAAGACTCCCGACGGGAGAAAGATTAACACCATGGTTGCCCTGGAGGTAGAACCGGAGCTGCAGAAGTTCTACGACCGGGGAGGCGCCTACAAAGAGCTTTTCGATACGGCGGCTATTCTCGAGGGCATGAACCGCCATGTCTCCACCCACGCCTGCGGCATGGTTATCGGCAAATCGAAGCTTACCGACTTTGTCCCTCTCTACAAGGACCAGAAAACAGGCGCCATTTCCTCGGAATACACCATGGACATTATCGAGGACTGCGGACTTGTTAAAATGGACTTTCTGGGGCTGAAGACCCTGACTCTTCTGGCAAACACGGAAAAACTGGTTCAGAAGCACACTCCCGGTTTCAAGGTCGATGAAGTCCCCGTAGACGATAAAAAAACATACCGCATGCTCAGCGACGGGAAGAGTACGGCTGTTTTCCAGTTCGAAAGTTCGGGCATGCAGGATATTCTCAAAAGAGCCCAGCCGGGCAATATCGAAGACCTGATAGCCCTGAACGCCTTATACCGTCCGGGACCGATGCAGTTTATCCCCCAGTACATCGAAGGCAAAAAGAATCCCGCATCGATCAAGTTCCCCGATCCGACTCTGAAAGAGCTTCTGACGCCGACCTACGGGGTTATCGTCTATCAGGAGCAGGTTATGAAGGTCGCCCAGATCATCGGCGGCTTCTCTCTCGGAAAAGCGGATATTCTCCGCCGCGCCATGGGTAAAAAGAAAGTCAAGGACATGGAGAAGATGAAGGTGGAGTTCATCGCCGGAGCCAGAGAGCTCGGACATGATGAAAAGCACGCTTCTGAAATCTTCGATATGCTCGAGCCTTTCGCGGGTTACGGATTCAACAAATCCCATGCCGCCGCCTATTCGGTCGTCGCGTACAAGACGGCTTACTGCAAAGCCAACTTCCCCGCCGAGTTTATGGCGGCCAACCTGACAAACGAAATAAACAACCCCACCGCTTTCGCCGATTATCTGGCGGAGACGGAGAACATGGGCATAGAAATGATGCCGCCGGACATCAACAAATCGGACAAGAACTTCAATGTCGAGGACGGGAAGATCTTCTACGGTCTTATCGGAATCAAGGGAATGGGCGCCGCAGCAGTCGATGAAATCATCCGCGCACGGGAAGAAGGCGGCCCCTATCAGTCCTTCGTCGACTTCCTCGAACGAGTCGAATTGCGGAGCATCAACAAGAAAGTGCTGGAAGTCATGATCCAGTCCGGCCTCTTCTCGAACTGCGAGGAGCAAAACCGCCGCACCCTGCTGGAGAATCTCGAATACATGGTCGAGATTGTCAGCAAGAAAAAAGAGAGCTCCAAGTATGGTCAGGCTTCTCTTTTCGGCGACTGCGAAGAGGAAGTCTTTCCCGATATCGTTCTGGAGCCTCTTGACGAATATCCCCAGAAAGAACTGCTCCAGATGGAGAAAGAGAACATCGGGTTCTACTTCTCCGGACACCCCATGGACGCCTACCGCAAGGCATGGGAAAACAGCACCAATCTGAATCTCAGCCAGGCGTCCAAGTGTTCGCCCGAAAAGAAATACACCATTGTGGGCATGATCCGCAATGTGAAATCCATTATGACGAAAAAAGGGTCCCGCATGGCATTCGCCCTGCTGGAGGACTTTAACGGTTCCATAGAGCTGACGCTGTTCAGCAAAGTTTACGAAGAATACGGTTACCTTCTTCAGGAAGATGCTGTTCTGGGCATTACCGGAACTGTGGAGCTTAACAGGGGCGATCCCAAACTTAAGGTTGAGGAAATATCCAGCCCCGACGAATTGAAGGAGATAAAAGTGAGCGAAGTGCATGTGAAATTTGCCGAAAGGGAGTTTGATGAGGAGGAGCTGATCGATATGCGCGCCTTTATCCAGGATACAGGCGGACAGAGCCCTCTCTTCATCCATATGGACAGACCGAACGGTCATGCTATAATCAAAGTTTCAAGCCAGCTGACTGTTGAATCTACCGACGACGCGCTTGAAAAAATGAAAGACTACCCGGGCATTGAAGACGCCTGGGTCGAATAG
- a CDS encoding adenylate/guanylate cyclase domain-containing protein, whose translation MRKTLANNVRILCFFILPVFIPAQSPASEGKIDVKDFSGTGQWSLNLDGEWEFYWNEFLGPSDFQSGTTPRPEYISIPGNWNSVNSYPSHGYATLRLVISGLEDNQTYSIDIPEMLTSFRFFLNGKEVYDNGMTGEDRGSSVPRFRPGLVSFQSSGGSAEIVCQISNFDHRNSGIWRSVKLGTEQKVSGAKRNKLLLELFISSVLLTISLFHLGVFIYRNKATAELLFGLSCLILFFRTVSTGEQLINQLFPLFPWGLARRMEYSPFFAVAPLFMAFISVLFPDEASKKINRVFYGIYIAMGAFFILFPVRISNNAILLAELMLLIAMGYTLSILFRALAKKRDHSFPIIMAFIILALTSINDILFSRQIINTSYMAPLGFILFIIIQSQMLTRRYASSFNEVTSLTHQLKELNESLSRFVPFQFLNYLKKKSILDVNLGDQVLEDMTILFADIRSFTSLSEVMTPEENFRFLNSFLSQVVPVIRQQGGFVDKFIGDAIMALFPFPPDQAVRAAIELQRAVIRYNAARNRAGYQPISLGVGIHTGQLMLGTIGETNRMETTVIADTVNIASRLEELTKTYGARIIISKDLFDKMEDKSGILSRSLGASAVKGKAAPLEIVEILDDENNGPDIRKVENLSNFEKAVDLIKEREYGKAAVILEQVTLSDPDDRAAAFFLSHCREAGGNG comes from the coding sequence ATGAGAAAAACCCTGGCCAATAATGTCCGTATCCTTTGTTTCTTCATTCTGCCGGTTTTTATTCCGGCGCAATCGCCGGCATCGGAAGGAAAGATTGATGTAAAAGATTTTAGCGGAACAGGGCAATGGAGTTTAAATCTCGATGGAGAATGGGAATTCTACTGGAATGAATTCCTCGGGCCCTCCGATTTCCAATCGGGAACAACTCCCCGTCCGGAATATATTTCAATCCCGGGAAACTGGAACAGTGTCAACTCATACCCTTCTCACGGCTACGCGACTCTCCGTCTCGTCATTTCCGGTCTGGAAGACAATCAGACATATTCAATCGACATACCCGAAATGCTGACTTCTTTCCGTTTTTTTCTCAACGGAAAAGAGGTCTATGACAATGGCATGACCGGAGAGGACAGAGGGTCTTCGGTTCCCCGTTTCAGACCGGGACTGGTGTCCTTCCAGAGTTCGGGAGGAAGTGCGGAAATTGTCTGCCAGATCAGCAATTTCGACCACCGGAACAGCGGAATCTGGCGGAGCGTCAAACTGGGGACCGAGCAGAAAGTGTCCGGGGCAAAACGGAATAAACTCCTGCTTGAATTATTTATTTCCTCCGTTCTTCTGACGATCAGTCTCTTTCATCTGGGTGTTTTCATCTACAGAAATAAAGCTACGGCTGAATTGCTCTTCGGGCTGTCCTGTCTCATTTTGTTTTTCCGTACAGTCAGCACGGGCGAGCAGTTGATCAACCAGCTGTTTCCCCTCTTCCCCTGGGGTCTGGCCCGGCGCATGGAATACAGTCCTTTTTTTGCCGTAGCCCCTCTTTTCATGGCCTTCATCTCGGTTCTTTTCCCCGATGAGGCCTCAAAGAAAATCAACAGAGTCTTTTACGGGATTTATATTGCCATGGGGGCTTTTTTTATTCTTTTCCCCGTAAGGATCAGCAACAATGCCATTCTGCTGGCCGAATTGATGCTTCTCATTGCCATGGGCTACACTCTATCCATACTGTTCAGGGCCCTGGCCAAAAAAAGAGACCACAGCTTCCCCATCATCATGGCTTTTATCATTCTGGCATTGACATCAATCAACGACATTCTCTTTTCCAGACAGATAATCAATACGAGTTATATGGCTCCTCTGGGGTTTATCCTATTCATTATCATTCAATCCCAGATGCTGACAAGACGCTATGCCAGCTCCTTTAATGAAGTGACCTCCCTTACCCATCAGCTGAAAGAACTCAATGAGTCGCTTTCCCGTTTCGTCCCCTTCCAGTTTCTCAATTATCTGAAAAAGAAAAGCATACTCGATGTGAACCTGGGAGATCAGGTTCTGGAAGACATGACGATTCTCTTTGCCGATATCCGCTCATTTACCAGCCTCTCCGAAGTGATGACTCCCGAAGAGAATTTCAGATTTCTCAACTCCTTTCTATCCCAGGTGGTTCCGGTTATCCGACAGCAGGGCGGTTTTGTAGACAAATTCATCGGCGATGCAATCATGGCGTTGTTTCCCTTCCCGCCCGATCAGGCCGTACGGGCGGCCATTGAGCTTCAAAGAGCTGTTATACGATATAACGCGGCCAGGAACAGAGCGGGATATCAACCGATTTCACTAGGCGTCGGGATTCACACCGGGCAGCTCATGCTGGGTACCATCGGAGAGACAAACCGTATGGAAACGACTGTTATCGCCGATACGGTGAATATCGCTTCGCGGCTGGAAGAGCTGACGAAAACCTATGGCGCCCGCATCATTATCAGCAAAGATTTATTCGATAAGATGGAAGATAAAAGCGGCATTCTCAGCCGGTCTCTGGGAGCCTCCGCAGTCAAGGGAAAGGCTGCGCCTCTTGAAATCGTCGAGATTCTCGACGATGAGAACAATGGCCCGGACATCCGTAAAGTTGAGAACCTTTCGAATTTTGAAAAAGCCGTGGATCTGATCAAAGAGAGAGAATACGGAAAAGCAGCGGTCATACTCGAACAGGTGACCCTTTCCGACCCCGATGACAGAGCCGCCGCTTTCTTTTTAAGTCACTGCCGGGAAGCCGGTGGAAACGGTTAG
- the recG gene encoding ATP-dependent DNA helicase RecG, whose translation MFIRELKQPVSRLKGIGDAAVKSLSSMEIFSVSDLLLHYPFRYEDRLNPVPLVYGRSDKTVNTTALVTGHEFFGWGHKKALKVHIQDDTDSAVLLCFGRNFLKDKLPVGQEIRIYGQFQFKFNELQSGTFDFEPVGEGESDLFDKILPVYHLSGSLTQKNLRKAIAQALREYAIAVNDEMNIPLYQKYHFLSKEEALKGIHFPASEETLRQARATLIYEELFHLQLVIGRRALKQHSLERESRTIPAMLQESLREKLPFKLTGDQEKVLEEIREDMESSRAMCRLVQGDVGSGKTLVAFMAALPVIEQGRQAAFMAPTELLARQHAENGARLLSGLGVRIAFLTGNINAENRKHLLEELKDGQIDLIVGTHALFTEDVVFKDLALAIVDEQHRFGVKQRLALLSKGSHPDLLLMTATPIPRTLALTAFGDLDVSTIKTMPAGRKVIETHLARIGNEQKVYDFVRNELRSGRQAYFVYPLIQQSEKMDLKDAESMYHHLENDVFPDFKVGMIHSKIDEDTKEHTMKAFVARDLDILVATSVVEVGVDVPNATIMVIEHAERFGLSALHQLRGRVGRGEHQSYNFLLYSPELTEEGKKRIMVMKENSDGFVISEEDLKLRGPGELTGVRQSGYLKLRIADFSRDADVLVRARDDVKELLKNDPGFLKPENRNLREMFAKAPPYSDDLLASG comes from the coding sequence ATGTTTATCAGGGAATTGAAGCAGCCTGTTTCGAGGCTGAAAGGGATCGGCGACGCCGCAGTAAAATCTCTTTCATCTATGGAAATCTTTTCGGTTTCCGACCTGCTGCTCCACTACCCTTTCCGCTATGAGGACAGACTCAATCCGGTTCCTCTAGTCTACGGACGGAGCGACAAAACTGTCAACACGACAGCCCTGGTCACGGGACACGAGTTTTTCGGATGGGGACATAAAAAAGCCCTGAAAGTCCATATACAGGACGACACCGATTCGGCGGTTCTTCTTTGTTTCGGACGGAATTTTCTCAAAGACAAACTTCCCGTGGGACAGGAGATACGAATCTATGGCCAGTTCCAGTTCAAATTCAATGAACTGCAAAGCGGAACCTTCGATTTCGAGCCGGTCGGAGAGGGAGAATCAGATCTTTTTGACAAGATACTGCCGGTCTATCATCTATCCGGATCATTAACACAGAAAAATCTTCGCAAAGCTATAGCACAGGCCCTGCGGGAATATGCGATAGCAGTCAACGACGAGATGAATATTCCGCTATACCAGAAGTACCATTTCCTCTCCAAAGAGGAAGCCCTTAAAGGAATTCACTTCCCCGCTTCGGAGGAAACTCTCCGTCAGGCCAGGGCAACTCTTATCTATGAAGAATTGTTTCATCTCCAGCTCGTCATAGGACGAAGGGCCCTGAAACAGCACAGCTTAGAGCGCGAAAGCCGGACCATTCCCGCCATGCTCCAGGAAAGTCTGAGAGAAAAACTTCCTTTCAAACTTACTGGCGATCAGGAAAAAGTCCTGGAGGAGATACGCGAAGATATGGAATCCTCCCGGGCCATGTGCCGCCTCGTCCAGGGAGACGTGGGATCGGGAAAAACACTTGTGGCCTTTATGGCGGCCCTGCCGGTTATCGAACAGGGGCGGCAGGCAGCTTTTATGGCCCCCACCGAGCTGCTGGCACGGCAGCATGCAGAGAATGGAGCCCGGCTTCTCTCCGGTCTCGGCGTCCGGATTGCTTTTCTCACGGGAAATATAAACGCGGAAAACCGCAAACATCTTCTTGAGGAATTGAAAGACGGCCAGATCGACCTGATCGTGGGAACCCACGCCCTGTTTACAGAGGATGTAGTTTTTAAAGATCTGGCGCTGGCCATAGTGGACGAACAGCACCGTTTTGGAGTCAAACAGCGCCTGGCCCTTCTGTCCAAAGGTTCCCATCCCGATCTGCTGTTGATGACAGCGACTCCGATTCCCCGAACTCTCGCCTTAACGGCTTTCGGCGACCTCGATGTCTCGACAATCAAAACCATGCCCGCCGGAAGGAAGGTCATTGAAACCCATCTGGCGCGGATCGGCAACGAACAGAAAGTGTATGATTTTGTCAGGAACGAGCTCCGATCGGGCCGGCAGGCCTATTTCGTCTACCCTTTGATTCAGCAGTCGGAAAAAATGGACTTGAAAGATGCCGAATCCATGTATCACCATCTGGAAAATGATGTCTTTCCCGATTTCAAAGTGGGTATGATTCACTCTAAAATTGATGAGGATACGAAAGAGCATACAATGAAAGCCTTTGTGGCCCGCGATCTTGATATTCTGGTCGCCACATCGGTTGTCGAAGTGGGAGTAGACGTCCCCAACGCCACGATTATGGTAATCGAACATGCCGAACGCTTCGGTCTGTCCGCTCTTCACCAGCTTCGCGGGCGGGTTGGACGGGGGGAACATCAATCGTATAACTTCCTCCTCTACAGTCCAGAACTCACCGAAGAGGGGAAAAAACGGATTATGGTGATGAAGGAGAACAGCGACGGATTCGTCATATCCGAAGAGGATCTTAAGCTCAGAGGTCCGGGAGAGCTGACGGGGGTGCGTCAGTCGGGGTATCTCAAACTCCGCATTGCCGATTTCAGCCGGGACGCCGACGTGCTGGTCCGGGCCCGTGATGATGTGAAAGAGCTTCTGAAAAACGATCCCGGATTTCTGAAACCGGAAAACCGGAACCTGAGGGAGATGTTTGCCAAGGCACCTCCCTATTCAGATGACCTGCTGGCTTCAGGCTAG
- a CDS encoding GH1 family beta-glucosidase yields MSFKKDFIWGAAAASYQIEGAWNEDGKGMSIWDHFTEKNGAVYQGHTGKIACDHYHRYKEDVAIMKELGLQSYRFSISWPRILPSGTGKISEKGLDFYSRLVDELLAADIIPFPTLFHWDYPYELYCRGGWLNPAASDWFAEYTSAVVDKIGDRVDRWFTLNEPQVFIEMGHMTGEHAPGVKLQLRDRVRMIHNVLLSHGKAVQVLREKGKENTKIGMAPVCGVVIPADDSEKSIKAAREHMFSSYTEESFNAWSNSWWLDPVFFGKYPEESLKHLGKYLPEGWVDDMATIARPLDFLGNNHYHGSYVTANEEGKAVHKSPVTGEPVTGFNWRITPEGIYWGSKFLFERYKKPIIITENGLSNKDWVSLDGKVHDPQRIDFTHRYLKEYKKAAEEGVELLGYFHWSIMDNFEWAAGYRERFGMVHVDYATQKRTIKDSGYWYRDVIKSHGENL; encoded by the coding sequence ATGAGTTTCAAAAAAGATTTTATCTGGGGTGCGGCCGCAGCATCCTATCAGATTGAAGGGGCCTGGAATGAAGACGGCAAAGGAATGTCGATCTGGGATCATTTCACTGAAAAAAATGGAGCCGTATACCAGGGACACACAGGAAAAATAGCCTGCGACCACTACCATCGTTACAAAGAAGATGTTGCTATAATGAAAGAGCTGGGGCTTCAATCCTACCGCTTTTCCATTTCCTGGCCGCGGATTCTGCCTTCCGGTACGGGAAAAATCAGTGAAAAAGGGCTCGATTTCTACAGCCGTCTCGTCGATGAGCTTCTGGCTGCCGATATCATCCCTTTTCCCACACTGTTCCACTGGGATTACCCCTATGAACTGTATTGCCGGGGGGGATGGCTGAATCCCGCAGCTTCGGACTGGTTCGCTGAATATACCTCAGCTGTCGTCGATAAAATCGGTGACCGCGTCGACCGGTGGTTCACTCTGAACGAGCCTCAGGTCTTTATCGAAATGGGGCATATGACAGGAGAGCATGCGCCGGGAGTGAAATTGCAGCTCCGCGACAGAGTGCGGATGATCCACAATGTGCTGCTCAGCCACGGAAAAGCCGTTCAGGTCCTCCGGGAGAAAGGGAAGGAGAACACAAAAATAGGGATGGCGCCGGTTTGCGGTGTTGTCATTCCCGCCGATGATAGTGAAAAATCTATCAAGGCGGCACGGGAGCATATGTTTTCCTCTTATACCGAAGAGAGTTTTAACGCCTGGTCCAACAGCTGGTGGCTGGATCCTGTGTTCTTCGGAAAATACCCTGAAGAAAGCCTGAAGCACCTCGGGAAATATCTTCCCGAAGGATGGGTGGACGACATGGCAACCATCGCCAGGCCTCTGGATTTTCTGGGGAACAATCATTACCACGGCTCCTATGTTACTGCCAATGAAGAAGGTAAGGCGGTTCACAAGAGCCCTGTAACGGGTGAACCGGTTACAGGATTCAACTGGAGAATTACTCCCGAAGGGATCTACTGGGGATCAAAATTCCTTTTTGAGCGATATAAAAAACCTATAATCATTACGGAAAACGGATTGTCCAATAAAGATTGGGTTTCCCTGGACGGCAAAGTCCATGATCCCCAGAGAATCGATTTCACACACCGCTACCTGAAAGAGTATAAAAAGGCTGCAGAAGAGGGAGTCGAGCTGCTGGGATATTTTCACTGGTCCATTATGGACAACTTTGAATGGGCTGCCGGATACCGGGAGCGCTTCGGAATGGTCCATGTTGATTACGCCACACAGAAAAGAACCATAAAGGATTCGGGGTACTGGTATCGGGATGTTATAAAATCTCATGGAGAAAATCTCTGA
- a CDS encoding AraC family transcriptional regulator, which produces MKNCFFPNVSPSDRKLPYFLHCSARQYDQEEVQRPDGCHWFQLNICMSGKGILKMGGREQEINEGDSMIIFPDISHHYYAVGGPMIVSWIAFDGFQVASLLKSIGIETSGLYRLGNNKEIHEAIGKTLTLQNCEMTEQGILGSEKVYSFLLTLVKGYDPEHDAMKTGENLKKIKPALEFMNRHLSEPIGIEDMADSMGISPQHFCLLFKSALNQRPFEYLNSLRLNHSKNLLIDEPDLPLKEVSGRSGYANHSYFCQLFKKQERLTPAEFRKLYKQDNLI; this is translated from the coding sequence ATGAAGAATTGTTTTTTCCCCAACGTCTCTCCATCAGATAGGAAGCTTCCCTACTTTCTCCATTGCTCTGCCCGGCAATACGACCAGGAGGAAGTACAGCGTCCCGATGGCTGCCACTGGTTTCAGCTCAATATATGTATGAGCGGAAAGGGAATCTTGAAAATGGGCGGCCGGGAACAGGAGATAAATGAAGGCGACAGCATGATAATTTTCCCCGATATATCCCATCACTACTATGCTGTCGGCGGCCCCATGATAGTCTCCTGGATTGCTTTTGACGGATTTCAGGTAGCCAGCCTGCTCAAATCCATCGGTATTGAAACTTCCGGCCTTTACAGATTGGGGAACAATAAAGAGATACATGAAGCCATAGGAAAAACCCTCACTCTGCAGAATTGCGAAATGACGGAACAGGGGATACTGGGCTCCGAGAAAGTCTACAGCTTTCTCCTTACGCTTGTTAAAGGCTATGATCCCGAGCACGATGCCATGAAAACCGGAGAAAATCTGAAAAAGATTAAACCGGCGCTTGAGTTTATGAATCGCCATCTCTCAGAACCGATCGGAATTGAGGATATGGCGGATTCCATGGGGATTTCTCCACAGCATTTCTGCCTTCTCTTTAAATCGGCATTGAACCAGAGGCCTTTTGAATATCTCAATTCCCTGCGGCTCAATCATTCCAAAAATCTGCTGATCGATGAACCCGATCTCCCTCTCAAAGAGGTCTCCGGGCGATCCGGTTATGCCAATCACAGTTATTTCTGCCAGCTTTTCAAAAAACAGGAAAGGCTGACGCCCGCAGAGTTCAGAAAACTGTACAAACAGGATAATCTGATTTAA
- a CDS encoding YggT family protein, with translation MNVFTTLMNVISAILSVYMILIIIRIFLTWFHSNLQSSKAVEILKQIVDPYLNIFRRISWLQTGRMDFSPIVAMMVLGLLVQMTSTIAQTGRFTLAMLITYLVYAVWSFVSFILNILILMMVVRLVSLFFTRTSHPFWFTMDSILNKVMAKILGIFTSKPMVFRNALIVCGLILLVLRIGLQFAVAYLMMFLNSL, from the coding sequence ATGAATGTTTTTACGACTTTAATGAATGTCATTTCGGCCATACTGTCGGTTTACATGATTCTCATAATTATCAGGATATTTCTTACCTGGTTTCATTCCAATCTGCAATCATCGAAAGCCGTTGAAATTCTGAAGCAGATTGTTGATCCCTATCTGAATATATTCCGCCGGATAAGCTGGCTTCAGACCGGGCGGATGGATTTTTCACCCATCGTGGCGATGATGGTTCTCGGACTTCTGGTACAGATGACGAGTACGATAGCGCAAACGGGCCGGTTTACCCTTGCCATGCTGATAACCTATCTGGTTTATGCTGTCTGGTCATTTGTGTCCTTCATTCTGAACATACTGATCCTTATGATGGTGGTTCGGCTTGTCTCTCTGTTCTTTACAAGAACGAGCCATCCCTTCTGGTTTACCATGGACAGCATACTCAATAAAGTCATGGCTAAAATCCTGGGGATATTCACATCAAAACCTATGGTTTTCCGGAATGCCCTGATCGTTTGCGGCCTGATTCTTCTGGTCCTTCGCATCGGACTTCAGTTCGCCGTAGCCTATCTTATGATGTTCCTCAACTCCCTTTAG